The Gemmatimonadota bacterium DNA window CGGAACCAGCCATTGCAAAAAACCTCGGCAGTATCTTTGGGCTGGTTGAGGTAACCATTGGCAACCACGGGACCGCGCACGAGGATTTCACCGACATCGCCTTCGTTTCGTCCACCATCAATTCTTATGTTATTATTGGCAAGCTCAACACCAATGGCATTTTGTTCGAGTACATCGCGGTACTGGTCATCGGGTAAATCGGGTGGTACGCCAGTAACGCGCAAACTGACTTCGGTTGAGCCATACCCCTGAACGAGACGAACGTCAAAGCAATCGACAAATTGGCAGGCAATATTGGGCTGAACAGGTGCCGAACCGATCATAATTTTTTTTAGTGACGATATGTCATAGCCCTCGCGCTCAAAGTCATCAGCGCTGGCGAGCAGATCGGCCATAATCGTCGGTACAATACTTGCAGATGTCGCTCGCTCCCGCGATATGATACGCCAGAACGCCGAAACGCTGTAGCGCGAATTGAGCACAAGGCTCCCCCCCACCATGAGGCTGGTGATAGAAAACGTGGTAGAATTGATATGATGAAGTGGTAAAACGAGATTGAGGCGTTCGCGTGCATCAAAACCGAGCCAGCGAATGATGCCATCGGCATTGGATGTGAGGCTCTGTCGGGTAATACGCGCGCCTTTGGGATGGCCCGTTGTACCCGATGTGTACAGCACAATACTGGTTTGTTGTTCGCCCTCTGGATCGCCAGACCACTCAGGCTCGATATCCACTGCGTCATATCCATCGGCGGCGAGCAACTGCTCTGTTGTCGCAATCTGGATATCGGGTAATGCGCGGCGTTGTATTTCTGCATGTTCGGACAAAACAACGAGTAGTCTGGCCCCGGCATTCTGCAGTTTGTAGCGCTTGCGCTCGGGAACATCTTTGGCAATATCGAGAGGAACAGAAGTTGCACCAAGGCGAAAAAGAGCAAAGGTGAGCAACGGAATTTCTGCACAATTGGGCAAAGCAAGACCGACGCAATCGCCGCATCTTATGCCGTATTCGCGGTACATCAGACCAGCAAGTGCGGCGGTGAGGTGTTCAAATTCAGAATAGGTAATAACCGTGCGAGCATCCGTATCGCAATCGCAAAAGATCAACGCGGGTTTATCTGGCTGATGTTCTGCGCGATCTTTTAAGAGATGCGTAAAGTTCCGCCACGGAAAGCGATAGGTGTGGGAGTTGGCATTTTTAACACAGGTGAAAATTTGAGAATCGATCATTTTTCACCCTCTTTGTCCGCGCTGGCGCAAATAGTGGTCCGCCAGTACGAGTGCCATCATCGCTTCGACAATGGGGACTGCGCGAGGTAAGACGCAGGGGTCGTGCCTACCGCGCCCTTTGAGCGTGGTGGGATTGCCGTGGATATCGACGGTTTCCTGCTCGGCCAAAATTGTGGCAGTGGGCTTGAAAGCTGCGCGAATGACGACGGGTTCGCCGTTGGAGATACCGCCCTGAATGCCGCCGGAATGATTTGTGCGCGTGTGAATGCCGCTGCCATTGTTGTAAAAGGGATCGTTGTGTGCAGAGCCAGTCATCGCAATACCGCCAAAACCAGAGCCGGATTCGAAACCCTTGCAGGCGGGCAGTGAAAGCATAGATTTTGCGAGGTCGGCTTCGAGTTTGTCAAAAACAGGTTCCCCCCAGCCGGGAGGGACGCGATGGGCAACAGCCTCGACCACACCACCGAGCGAGTCGCCATCTTTGCGGGCGGCATCGATGCGCTGAATGATTCGCTCGGCAATCTCGGAATCGGGCACGCGGGCGATATTCGCCTCGACCTGCTCGCGGGTAACCGCGACGGGATCGACACTGGCAACAAGCGTGTGAACCTGACGCACATAA harbors:
- a CDS encoding class I adenylate-forming enzyme family protein; the encoded protein is MIDSQIFTCVKNANSHTYRFPWRNFTHLLKDRAEHQPDKPALIFCDCDTDARTVITYSEFEHLTAALAGLMYREYGIRCGDCVGLALPNCAEIPLLTFALFRLGATSVPLDIAKDVPERKRYKLQNAGARLLVVLSEHAEIQRRALPDIQIATTEQLLAADGYDAVDIEPEWSGDPEGEQQTSIVLYTSGTTGHPKGARITRQSLTSNADGIIRWLGFDARERLNLVLPLHHINSTTFSITSLMVGGSLVLNSRYSVSAFWRIISRERATSASIVPTIMADLLASADDFEREGYDISSLKKIMIGSAPVQPNIACQFVDCFDVRLVQGYGSTEVSLRVTGVPPDLPDDQYRDVLEQNAIGVELANNNIRIDGGRNEGDVGEILVRGPVVANGYLNQPKDTAEVFCNGWFRSGDMGYFRDMYNHRFYFMHSRKKEIIIKGGVNISPIAVENALLDACPELDAVYVIGLRHSRWGEDVCAAAIFRSGTDQSEAAQDILKRGQRGQIPGLSTYEAPSRIIPITSEDRPLTSTGKVQRSALQEIIQNQIDNI
- the aroC gene encoding chorismate synthase; amino-acid sequence: DGCPAGLEISEEDIQIELDRRKPGQSKITTQRKEEDQIEIHSGLFEGKTLGTPISMMVWNQDARSKDYEEIRTKYRPSHADYTYEQKYGIRNWKGGGRASARETIGRVAAGAIARKLLKRDCNIDIIAYVRQVHTLVASVDPVAVTREQVEANIARVPDSEIAERIIQRIDAARKDGDSLGGVVEAVAHRVPPGWGEPVFDKLEADLAKSMLSLPACKGFESGSGFGGIAMTGSAHNDPFYNNGSGIHTRTNHSGGIQGGISNGEPVVIRAAFKPTATILAEQETVDIHGNPTTLKGRGRHDPCVLPRAVPIVEAMMALVLADHYLRQRGQRG